The Gopherus evgoodei ecotype Sinaloan lineage chromosome 8, rGopEvg1_v1.p, whole genome shotgun sequence genome includes a region encoding these proteins:
- the DPH2 gene encoding 2-(3-amino-3-carboxypropyl)histidine synthase subunit 2 — MATLFSNDGAEVVQRALPAKESSGRIPAEALDEFYELERAAAFVTASEFHRVALQFPDELLVDSAAIAAKMEEATGSKMYILGDTSYGSCCVDEVAAEHVGAEAVVHYGPACLSPCRKLPVLHVFGRQPLDTERCAGAFLELYPDPQSHVVVLSDVVYAHALGELQQLLGPEYPHVVFSRLASEGAPDCPQGPGLVRQFGRCFALAARHELQDHAVFYVGAEGLTLTNFMLSWNRCPFSSFNPATGCGRHESLNANRALLRRLYLVERARDARVVGILVGTLGVAGYLSILDHLRGTLRRAGKRSYTLAMGKLSPAKLANFLEVDVFVLVACPQNSLLDSRDFYRPVVTPYELELACNPAREWSSLYVTDFGDLLPGGCAHVGFPDTVPGDGDVPDVSLITGELRATGLSSSPAPSSSSALACRTPEFALAEISPAASFLESRSWRGLEQQLGQTPVTKAVPGRRGIAIAYEDEASG; from the exons ATGGCGACCCTCTTCAGTAACGATGGGGCCGAGGTGGTCCAGAGGGCCCTGCCTGCCAAGGAGTCGAGTGGCAGGATCCCTGCTGAGGCCCTCGATGAGTTCTACGAGCTGGAGCGAGCCGCGGCCTTCGTCACAGCGAGCGAGTTTCACCGG GTTGCCCTGCAGTTCCCTGACGAGCTCCTGGTTGATTCAGCCGCCATCGCAGCTAAGATGGAGGAGGCGACCGGCAGCAAAATGTACATCCTGGGAGACACGTCATACGGCAG CTGCTGCGTGGACGAGGTGGCTGCGGAGCATGTGGGGGCAGAGGCTGTGGTGCACTACGGCCCTGCGTGTCTCAGCCCCTGCAGGAAGTTGCCGGTGCTGCACGTGTTTGGCCGGCAGCCCCTGGACACGGAGCGCTGCGCAGGGGCCTTCCTGGAGCTCTACCCTGACCCCCAGAGCCACGTGGTGGTGCTGAGTGACGTGGTCTACGCCCATGCGCTAG gtgagctgcagcagctgctgggccCCGAGTACCCCCACGTCGTCTTCTCCCGCCTGGCGAGTGAGGGGGCACCCGACTGCCCCCAGGGCCCGGGGCTGGTGCGGCAGTTCGGGCGCTGCTTTGCTTTGGCAGCACGGCACGAGCTGCAGGACCACGCCGTGTTCTACGTGGGCGCCGAGGGCCTGACCCTCACCAACTTCATGCTGAGCTGGAACCGCTGCCCCTTCAGCTCCTTCAACCCGGCCACAGGCTGCGGGCGGCACGAGAGCCTCAACGCCAACCGGGCACTGCTGCGGCGCCTCTACCTGGTGGAGCGGGCCCGGGACGCCCGCGTGGTGGGCATCCTGGTGGGCACACTGGGTGTGGCCGGCTACCTCTCCATCCTGGACCACTTGCGGGGCACCCTGCGCCGGGCTGGCAAGCGCAGCTACACCCTGGCCATGGGCAAGCTGAGCCCTGCCAAGCTGGCCAACTTCCTGGAGGTGGACGTGTTTGTGCTGGTGGCTTGTCCCCAAAACTCCCTGCTGGACTCCAGGGACTTCTACCGGCCCGTGGTGACACCCTACGAGCTGGAGCTGGCCTGTAACCCAGCCCGGGAGTGGAGCAGCCTCTACGTCACTGACTTCGGAGACCTGCTGCCAG GTGGCTGTGCACATGTCGGCTTCCCAGACACGGTCCCCGGGGACGGCGACGTTCCTGACGTGTCGCTGATCACTGGGGAGCTGCGTGCGACTGGgctttccagctccccagccccgtcctccagctctgccctggcctgCAGGACCCCAGAGTTCGCGCTGGCTGAGATCAGCCCAGCAG CTTCCTTCCTGGAGTCGCGCAGTTGGCGGGGcttggagcagcagctgggccagACGCCCGTGACAAAGGCCGTGCCGGGCCGGAGGGGGATTGCGATCGCCTACGAGGACGAGGCTTCTGGGTGA